The Peribacillus sp. FSL P2-0133 genome has a segment encoding these proteins:
- a CDS encoding sporulation YhaL family protein, whose amino-acid sequence MDMPIWIWFVFIGIIVSAVMSIWTARQERLIDDAWIEKEGQKYIERMEEERERRKKDINQGA is encoded by the coding sequence GATATGGTTCGTGTTTATTGGGATAATTGTCAGTGCAGTCATGTCAATTTGGACAGCTAGGCAGGAACGCCTCATAGATGATGCTTGGATTGAGAAGGAAGGTCAAAAGTACATTGAACGCATGGAAGAAGAGCGCGAGAGGCGTAAAAAGGATATAAATCAGGGGGCATAG